Proteins encoded in a region of the Pontibacillus halophilus JSM 076056 = DSM 19796 genome:
- a CDS encoding FliA/WhiG family RNA polymerase sigma factor — protein MSEHSHAAELQLWKRWLDQEDFDAANELVQKYMYLVHYHMQRISVHLPQNVSKEDIKSLGLVGLYDALKKFDLNRDLKFDTYASFRIRGAIMDGLRKEDWLPRSVRDKSKKVEQTAEQLEQTLRRAPTSEEIAHELGMEPHEVETAIKDSLFANVLSIEEKAKDQSEDHKEGIGYSIPDSYIPTPLSQLEQQENYEELEAGIKQLNEKEQLVISLFYNEELTLTEIGHILGLTTSRISQIHSRALFKLRNILSTLSG, from the coding sequence ATGTCAGAACATTCACATGCAGCAGAACTTCAACTTTGGAAAAGGTGGCTAGATCAGGAAGATTTTGATGCAGCTAACGAACTCGTACAAAAATATATGTATCTTGTCCACTATCATATGCAGAGGATCTCTGTACATCTGCCCCAGAATGTAAGCAAAGAAGATATTAAAAGCTTAGGGCTTGTTGGACTATATGATGCATTAAAGAAGTTTGATTTAAATCGGGATTTGAAATTTGATACGTATGCATCGTTTCGCATTCGTGGAGCCATCATGGATGGTCTCCGTAAAGAAGACTGGCTACCTCGCTCTGTACGAGACAAATCGAAAAAGGTGGAACAAACTGCTGAACAGCTTGAGCAGACTTTACGAAGAGCACCGACCTCTGAAGAGATTGCTCATGAATTAGGTATGGAGCCTCATGAAGTGGAAACGGCCATTAAAGATTCTTTATTCGCAAATGTTCTTTCCATAGAAGAAAAAGCTAAAGACCAATCCGAAGATCATAAAGAGGGGATTGGCTATTCCATTCCGGATTCATATATCCCTACTCCTCTGAGTCAGCTTGAACAACAAGAAAACTACGAAGAGTTGGAAGCTGGCATCAAGCAATTGAACGAAAAAGAACAATTGGTTATTAGTTTGTTCTATAATGAAGAACTGACGTTAACGGAAATAGGGCACATCTTAGGGCTAACAACGTCTAGAATTTCACAAATTCATTCCAGAGCTTTGTTTAAGTTGCGAAACATCTTATCAACGCTCTCTGGATAG
- the flhA gene encoding flagellar biosynthesis protein FlhA, whose product MGFRDLSVIFGVILIIVMLVIPLPGVILSVFILINISLALLVILVAMNTEEPLQFSIFPSLILLLTLFRLGLNVSTTRSILSEANAGGVIDAFGNFVIGGSPLVGFVIFAILVIIQFLVITKGSERVSEVAARFTLDAMPGKQMSIDADLNAGLITEQQAKERREKIENESDFHGAMDGASKFVKGDAIAGIVIVLINIIFGLIIGMTQNGLGFQEAINTYMRLTVGDGLVSQIPALLISTATGIVVTRVVTSEGNLSKDVTTQLFRYPNMMYIAGATIFLLGLTPIPFLVTTAIAAVLIGGGYWLSREAKRLEAPEVVEEEEVESSEMKSPENVVNLISTDPIEFEFGYGLIPLADTSQGGDLLDRVVMIRRQLAIELGLVIPVVRIRDNIQLNPNEYRLKIKGNEVARGELLLDHYLAMSPGMDDDSIEGIDTEEPAFGLPAKWITEEMKDEAELFGYTVVDPPSVVSTHITELIKKHAYQLLGRQETKQLIDHLQETHPILVEEVTPEPLSVGEVQKILAKLLRENVSVKNLPVIFETVADFAKMTNDTELLGEYARQALSSQITNQYVQNGLVKVITLGGKVEKTIAEHVQQTEHGSFLSLDPESQQSIVQSIGEQIEQLSLREETPIVLCSPAIRMYVKQLLNRYMPQVVVLSYNELEPTVEVQSVGVVNVA is encoded by the coding sequence ATGGGATTTAGAGACCTATCTGTCATATTCGGCGTCATTTTAATTATTGTCATGCTTGTCATTCCTCTACCCGGAGTGATTCTAAGTGTGTTCATCCTCATCAACATCTCGTTAGCCTTGTTAGTCATCCTTGTTGCGATGAATACTGAAGAACCACTGCAGTTTTCCATATTTCCCTCCCTAATTCTATTGCTGACGCTATTCAGACTTGGACTGAATGTGTCAACAACAAGGTCAATTCTATCAGAGGCGAACGCTGGTGGAGTCATTGACGCTTTCGGTAACTTCGTTATTGGAGGGAGTCCACTTGTTGGATTTGTAATCTTCGCCATTTTGGTTATCATTCAGTTTCTCGTCATCACGAAAGGCTCTGAACGAGTGTCTGAGGTAGCTGCTCGTTTCACACTTGATGCGATGCCAGGTAAACAAATGAGTATTGATGCAGATTTAAACGCGGGCTTAATAACCGAGCAACAAGCTAAAGAACGAAGAGAAAAAATTGAAAACGAATCGGACTTTCATGGTGCGATGGATGGTGCGAGTAAATTCGTAAAAGGGGATGCCATCGCAGGAATTGTTATTGTACTTATTAACATCATTTTTGGCTTAATTATTGGCATGACCCAAAATGGACTAGGCTTTCAAGAAGCAATTAATACATATATGAGGCTTACAGTTGGTGACGGACTTGTCAGTCAAATTCCAGCCCTGTTGATTTCAACAGCAACAGGTATTGTGGTCACGCGCGTGGTGACTTCTGAGGGGAATTTAAGCAAGGACGTTACGACTCAGCTATTTCGTTATCCGAATATGATGTACATAGCTGGTGCAACCATTTTTCTTCTTGGTTTAACCCCGATTCCGTTCCTTGTTACTACAGCTATAGCGGCAGTATTAATTGGGGGAGGGTATTGGCTTTCTAGAGAAGCTAAAAGACTTGAGGCTCCAGAAGTTGTAGAGGAAGAAGAAGTGGAAAGCTCAGAAATGAAATCACCTGAGAATGTTGTGAATCTAATTAGCACAGACCCAATAGAATTTGAGTTCGGATATGGGTTAATTCCTTTGGCGGATACAAGTCAAGGAGGCGACTTGCTTGACCGAGTTGTGATGATCCGTCGTCAGTTAGCGATTGAGCTAGGCCTAGTCATACCGGTCGTCAGAATTCGAGACAACATTCAGTTAAATCCGAATGAATATCGTCTGAAGATTAAAGGAAATGAAGTGGCACGCGGGGAGCTACTTCTCGATCATTACCTCGCAATGAGCCCTGGTATGGATGATGATTCCATTGAAGGCATTGATACAGAAGAACCTGCCTTTGGCTTGCCAGCTAAATGGATCACTGAAGAGATGAAAGATGAAGCAGAGCTATTCGGCTATACCGTAGTCGACCCGCCTTCTGTCGTGTCTACACATATTACCGAGCTTATCAAGAAGCATGCTTACCAGCTATTAGGTCGTCAGGAAACGAAACAATTGATTGATCACCTTCAAGAAACGCATCCAATTCTAGTCGAAGAAGTCACGCCTGAGCCGCTCTCTGTTGGAGAAGTTCAAAAGATTCTAGCGAAATTATTAAGAGAGAATGTCTCTGTTAAGAATCTTCCCGTCATTTTTGAGACGGTAGCTGATTTTGCGAAGATGACGAACGATACGGAATTGCTAGGCGAATATGCGAGACAAGCGCTCTCGAGTCAAATTACAAACCAATACGTACAAAATGGTTTAGTGAAGGTGATTACACTTGGTGGGAAAGTTGAGAAGACGATTGCTGAGCATGTACAACAAACGGAGCACGGAAGCTTTCTATCGTTAGACCCAGAGTCTCAACAATCAATCGTTCAGTCGATTGGTGAACAAATCGAACAGCTGTCTCTCCGTGAAGAGACTCCAATTGTCCTTTGCTCCCCCGCGATTCGTATGTATGTGAAACAACTGCTTAATCGCTACATGCCACAAGTTGTGGTGCTTTCTTACAATGAGCTTGAGCCTACGGTTGAAGTACAAAGCGTTGGGGTGGTGAACGTCGCATGA
- a CDS encoding chemotaxis protein CheC, translating to MSIKHLKAHHIDVLKEIGNIGAGHAATSLSKFVNKQIHIEVPSVKFMEINEMMESLGGADTPMAACFLRIDEDLKGALFFLLPVHKANDLIQRLTSSSADLTQSTPDSIAVSAFQEVGNIVAGSYLSALGDFTGLHIHPSVPGVTVDMIGAILTAGLVELSEESDYAIVIDTVVYEASDELPVDGHFFVMPDPGSYESLFRSLGIQV from the coding sequence ATGTCAATTAAGCATTTAAAAGCACACCATATAGATGTGTTGAAAGAAATAGGGAATATTGGGGCGGGGCATGCAGCCACGTCCCTCTCTAAATTCGTAAATAAACAAATACATATCGAAGTCCCTTCTGTTAAGTTTATGGAAATAAATGAAATGATGGAATCATTAGGTGGTGCAGACACACCAATGGCTGCTTGTTTCCTTCGTATTGATGAAGATTTAAAGGGAGCCCTCTTCTTTTTACTGCCGGTTCATAAAGCGAATGATTTAATCCAACGGTTAACGAGTAGCTCCGCTGATTTAACCCAGTCCACTCCAGATTCCATTGCTGTATCTGCATTCCAGGAAGTGGGGAATATTGTAGCTGGTTCATACTTGTCTGCTTTAGGAGATTTCACTGGACTACACATTCATCCTTCCGTACCAGGCGTGACAGTAGACATGATTGGAGCCATTCTTACCGCGGGTCTTGTAGAACTCTCGGAAGAATCTGATTATGCGATTGTTATTGACACAGTAGTCTATGAAGCTAGTGATGAGCTCCCGGTTGATGGACACTTTTTTGTGATGCCGGACCCTGGTTCATATGAGTCTTTATTCCGGTCGTTAGGTATACAAGTATGA
- the flhF gene encoding flagellar biosynthesis protein FlhF, translating to MKVKKFEAPTMPEAMHKVRKELGVNAVILDSKELSSKGVLGLFKKKKIQVVAALDPDERMNETHSPPNGPDSEERKPIDQKPAQEHRVVDKELTSMKEQLSSLQMKTTQYPTLLQQANDFLDNQEFDATLQEIIMQRLLRSYYQSDSTWEEKDVVNMLKKVLSDQLKHVQSHSPYFNQKFVHIVGPTGVGKTTTIAKMAAEQALNYGKRVAFVTTDTYRIAAVDQLKTYAKILKLPLEVAYSLEEYQQARQKFKDYDLVFVDTAGRNYTTDTYVNELHKLIQVDEHSEAYLVLALTSKPKDMKRIYQQFSSIPFRQLIFTKSDETAQYGSIFNMVAAHSIGVAYVTNGQDVPDDLVEGAPEYIVGLVMGEWTYA from the coding sequence ATGAAGGTAAAAAAGTTTGAAGCACCAACTATGCCAGAAGCCATGCACAAAGTGCGTAAAGAGTTGGGTGTGAATGCCGTTATCTTAGATTCGAAAGAGCTTTCTTCTAAGGGAGTTCTTGGTCTGTTTAAGAAGAAGAAAATTCAGGTTGTGGCTGCACTTGACCCGGATGAACGTATGAATGAGACGCATTCACCTCCTAACGGTCCTGATTCTGAAGAAAGAAAGCCAATAGACCAAAAGCCAGCACAAGAGCATCGTGTTGTAGATAAAGAACTGACCTCTATGAAAGAACAATTGTCGTCGTTGCAAATGAAGACAACTCAATACCCGACTCTCTTACAACAAGCTAATGACTTCCTAGACAATCAGGAATTTGATGCCACGCTACAAGAAATCATCATGCAACGACTACTAAGGTCTTACTATCAATCGGACTCAACTTGGGAAGAGAAAGACGTTGTGAATATGCTAAAGAAAGTTCTGTCCGACCAATTGAAACATGTTCAATCCCATTCTCCTTACTTTAATCAGAAGTTTGTTCATATTGTTGGTCCAACTGGAGTAGGGAAAACGACAACGATTGCTAAGATGGCTGCTGAGCAGGCATTGAATTATGGAAAACGAGTCGCATTTGTGACGACCGACACGTATCGGATAGCTGCTGTTGACCAATTAAAGACTTACGCCAAGATCTTAAAACTTCCTTTAGAGGTAGCGTATTCACTAGAAGAGTATCAACAGGCAAGACAAAAGTTTAAAGACTATGACCTTGTCTTTGTTGATACAGCTGGTCGGAATTATACGACCGACACCTATGTCAATGAGCTCCACAAGCTTATACAGGTTGATGAGCACTCTGAGGCCTATCTCGTGCTTGCCTTAACGTCTAAGCCAAAGGATATGAAACGGATATATCAACAGTTTTCATCAATTCCATTCCGCCAACTCATCTTTACTAAGAGTGATGAGACAGCTCAGTACGGCTCTATATTTAATATGGTTGCTGCCCATTCCATAGGCGTCGCGTATGTAACAAACGGTCAAGACGTCCCTGATGATTTGGTAGAGGGAGCACCTGAATATATTGTAGGGCTCGTCATGGGAGAGTGGACCTATGCATGA
- a CDS encoding chemotaxis protein CheW encodes MTQSQMEETKVIVFQLKNEEYGVPVNQVGSIERVQHITRVPNSPDFVKGVINLRGIVTPVVDLRTRFGLEELEHQENTRMIIVQMDQMHVGLVVDAANDVIDIPQEAIEPAPEVVGSVEADYIKGVAKLEKRLLILLNLDKVFSNAEVKQLQSVEG; translated from the coding sequence ATGACACAAAGTCAAATGGAAGAAACAAAAGTCATTGTATTTCAGTTGAAGAATGAAGAATATGGAGTACCAGTCAATCAAGTTGGTTCGATTGAACGGGTTCAACACATTACAAGAGTCCCGAATTCACCGGACTTCGTTAAAGGAGTTATTAATCTTAGAGGGATTGTTACGCCAGTTGTTGACCTTCGCACGCGCTTTGGTCTAGAAGAACTTGAACACCAAGAAAACACGAGAATGATTATTGTTCAAATGGATCAGATGCACGTTGGACTTGTTGTGGATGCAGCGAATGACGTAATTGATATCCCACAAGAAGCAATTGAGCCTGCTCCAGAAGTTGTTGGTTCTGTGGAAGCAGATTATATCAAAGGTGTTGCGAAGCTTGAAAAGCGATTACTGATTCTCTTAAACCTTGATAAAGTATTTTCTAATGCTGAAGTGAAGCAGTTACAGTCTGTAGAGGGGTAA
- a CDS encoding protein-glutamate methylesterase/protein-glutamine glutaminase, with product MKPIRVLIIDDSAFMRKMIANILEEDSRIIVVGKARNGQDGLNKISECNPDVVTMDVEMPVMDGLTALERIMKEAPLPVIMLSSLTHSGAEATVRAMEAGAFDFIPKPSGSISLDIEQVKNELIQKVLEAVQANLQEIKKAPPKPKVVEPFHREAAAPKRPQKKLIAIGTSTGGPRALQQVLTQLPEDLPAPVLIVQHMPAGFTKSLANRLDAMCNIRVKEAEQGELLMKGTAYLAPGDYHLSVKRAGMALAVHLDQSPPMRGHRPSVDTLFRSLTTMSHYEIFPIVMTGMGADGAQGLTELYQQHPAITSIVEHESTAVVYGMPKACWKTGYVDYEIPVTEISQKVRQLLGDKG from the coding sequence ATGAAGCCGATACGAGTATTAATTATCGACGATTCCGCATTCATGCGGAAGATGATTGCCAACATCTTAGAAGAAGATTCGCGCATTATCGTGGTCGGTAAAGCGAGAAATGGACAAGACGGATTGAATAAGATTTCAGAATGCAATCCAGATGTCGTTACGATGGATGTTGAAATGCCTGTTATGGATGGTTTAACTGCATTAGAGCGGATTATGAAGGAAGCACCACTGCCTGTAATCATGCTATCTAGCTTGACACATAGTGGAGCAGAGGCAACAGTGCGAGCAATGGAAGCAGGTGCGTTTGACTTTATCCCGAAACCATCGGGCTCTATTTCATTGGATATTGAACAAGTAAAGAACGAGTTAATTCAGAAGGTGCTAGAAGCAGTTCAGGCCAATCTACAAGAGATAAAGAAAGCTCCACCGAAGCCAAAGGTAGTAGAACCTTTCCACCGAGAAGCAGCTGCACCTAAGCGTCCGCAGAAGAAATTAATTGCAATCGGGACTTCAACAGGAGGCCCTAGAGCCTTGCAACAAGTGTTGACTCAACTACCAGAGGACCTGCCTGCACCTGTATTAATCGTACAGCATATGCCGGCTGGGTTTACGAAATCGTTAGCGAACCGTTTGGACGCGATGTGCAACATTCGAGTCAAAGAAGCTGAACAGGGTGAACTTCTTATGAAAGGCACGGCTTACCTTGCTCCAGGGGATTATCATTTGTCAGTTAAACGTGCTGGCATGGCACTTGCTGTTCATCTTGACCAGTCGCCTCCAATGCGAGGGCATCGTCCATCGGTCGATACACTGTTTCGTTCGTTAACGACGATGTCTCACTATGAAATCTTTCCAATTGTCATGACTGGCATGGGAGCAGATGGCGCTCAAGGATTAACTGAACTGTATCAGCAACACCCAGCTATCACGTCTATTGTAGAGCATGAATCCACAGCGGTCGTGTATGGGATGCCAAAGGCATGCTGGAAGACTGGATATGTTGACTATGAAATACCTGTCACAGAAATTAGTCAAAAAGTACGTCAATTGTTAGGGGACAAGGGGTGA
- a CDS encoding MinD/ParA family protein — MHDQAEKLRKRLKQYEHNRPARAHTIAVASGKGGVGKSNFTLNFSLKLSEMGKRVLLFDLDIGMGNIDILLGQQSKRTIVHLFNEHIPLTDIIEEGPLGLSYIAGGSALSDIMKLDGSMLHQFLYELQGLMTEYDYVLFDMGAGVTQESMKFILAADECIIVTTPEPTSITDGYAMMKHITSFSEFPKLSLVVNRAPSIKGGKETSERLRLVAERFLHIPLHPLGILPDDQAVMKAVINQVPYIIHAPKSKVSQAIDQIVREFDRDERDGLPRASFITNLKKLFFERS; from the coding sequence ATGCATGACCAAGCGGAGAAGTTAAGAAAGAGGTTAAAGCAGTACGAGCATAATCGACCAGCTCGTGCCCATACGATTGCAGTTGCAAGTGGTAAAGGCGGAGTGGGGAAATCAAATTTCACGCTTAATTTCTCTCTTAAACTATCGGAAATGGGGAAAAGAGTGCTGCTATTTGACCTTGATATCGGGATGGGAAATATAGATATCTTGTTAGGACAGCAGTCAAAACGTACAATCGTACATTTATTTAATGAACATATCCCTCTAACCGATATTATAGAAGAAGGGCCATTAGGACTATCTTATATTGCAGGTGGCTCTGCACTATCAGACATTATGAAACTTGACGGCAGCATGTTACATCAGTTTCTATACGAGTTGCAAGGCTTAATGACGGAGTATGATTATGTATTGTTTGATATGGGGGCAGGTGTTACACAAGAGAGTATGAAATTCATCCTGGCAGCAGATGAGTGTATTATTGTGACAACACCAGAACCAACTTCAATTACAGATGGGTATGCCATGATGAAACATATCACAAGCTTTTCAGAGTTTCCTAAGCTTTCACTCGTTGTGAATCGTGCCCCCTCCATCAAAGGAGGGAAAGAAACGAGTGAACGTCTGAGGCTTGTAGCTGAGCGTTTCTTACATATTCCTTTGCATCCGCTTGGAATCCTTCCTGATGACCAGGCTGTGATGAAAGCTGTTATCAACCAAGTACCCTATATCATCCATGCACCGAAATCTAAAGTGAGTCAAGCAATCGATCAAATAGTCAGAGAGTTTGATAGAGATGAACGTGACGGTCTTCCCCGTGCATCTTTCATCACAAATCTTAAAAAATTATTTTTCGAGAGGTCATAA
- a CDS encoding chemotaxis protein CheD: protein MKQSYKNVIKVGIADLQFVESPNTIRTSGLGSCVGIILFDERLKLGGMAHIMLPDSKANRAKPCNRAKYADTAIDDLFHKLLEKKAATYRLKAKIAGGAQMFAYASSSDVMRIGERNIEAVKEKLSQLKIPIVAEDTGGNSGRTIEFDPEDASLMIRTVNKGVITI, encoded by the coding sequence ATGAAACAATCGTATAAAAATGTGATAAAAGTCGGGATTGCTGACCTCCAATTTGTGGAATCGCCTAATACAATCCGAACGTCTGGTCTTGGCTCATGTGTCGGGATTATTCTCTTTGATGAACGATTAAAGCTCGGCGGCATGGCGCACATCATGCTGCCAGATTCAAAAGCGAACCGTGCTAAGCCTTGTAATCGAGCAAAGTATGCAGATACAGCCATTGACGATTTGTTTCATAAACTTCTAGAGAAGAAAGCGGCAACGTACAGACTTAAAGCCAAGATTGCTGGTGGGGCGCAGATGTTTGCCTACGCATCAAGTAGTGACGTGATGAGGATTGGTGAACGAAACATCGAAGCTGTGAAAGAGAAGCTTTCGCAGTTGAAAATTCCAATCGTAGCAGAAGATACGGGTGGAAATAGTGGAAGAACAATTGAATTTGACCCTGAGGATGCATCCTTGATGATTCGAACTGTCAACAAAGGGGTGATCACTATATGA
- a CDS encoding chemotaxis protein CheA, with product MEMNQYLEVFIEESKEHLQTVNDALLKLEKDPTDLTIVSEIFRSAHTLKGMAATMGYQDLADLTHKLENVLDAVRNEQMSVHTDMLDVVFDSMDDLEWMVTDIASGGEGKKDVQRIVEKLRQIENGESPEEQPASSEPESAGGPVPTAGVQVDQFEQTVLKESMDKGYNTYEITITLDENCLLKGARVYMVFEQLEQVGEVVKSTPTVDVLEAEDFDLEFSVLVITEAALEDLKERILKVSEVQSVVIEPFKFEEETVAAAVEEEVLEVAKPQQTAPEAPKQAPKAEETQNSQKQTQNKTIRVNIERLDVLMNLFEELVIDRGRLEQISSELNQPELQETVERMSRISGDLQNIILNMRMVPVEQVFNRFPRMVRQLARDLGKEVNLSVHGAETELDRTVIDEIGDPLVHLIRNALDHGLETPDVRKASGKESMGTIELRAYHSGNHVFIEISDDGAGINRDKVLDKALSNGVVTPEQASTLTDRQIYELIMASGFSTADKISDISGRGVGLDVVKNTIESLGGSITIDSTYGEGSTFSIQLPLTLSIISVMLIEIGQEKYAVPLSSIIETAIIQKEDIMYAHNKKVIDFRGKVVPLVFLEDVLGTPESERKHENHYSVVVVRKGDKMAAIVVDSFIGQQEVVLKTLGTYLTNVHSVFAISGATILGDGQVALIIDTNALIK from the coding sequence ATGGAAATGAATCAATACTTAGAAGTATTTATCGAAGAAAGTAAAGAACATTTACAAACCGTAAACGATGCACTACTTAAACTTGAGAAAGATCCAACCGACTTAACGATCGTAAGTGAAATCTTTAGATCAGCCCACACGCTTAAAGGCATGGCGGCGACGATGGGGTACCAGGACCTAGCAGACCTTACTCATAAACTTGAAAATGTGTTAGACGCAGTCCGGAATGAGCAAATGAGCGTTCATACAGATATGCTGGATGTCGTCTTTGATTCCATGGATGACCTAGAGTGGATGGTAACGGATATTGCGAGCGGCGGTGAAGGAAAGAAAGATGTCCAACGAATTGTAGAGAAACTAAGACAGATTGAAAATGGTGAATCACCAGAAGAACAGCCTGCTTCTTCTGAGCCAGAAAGCGCCGGTGGGCCTGTTCCAACTGCTGGAGTACAGGTTGACCAGTTCGAGCAAACGGTGCTCAAAGAGTCTATGGATAAGGGATACAACACATACGAAATCACTATCACCCTCGATGAGAACTGCCTGTTAAAAGGCGCGAGGGTGTACATGGTATTTGAGCAACTCGAACAAGTGGGAGAAGTCGTTAAATCCACCCCTACAGTGGACGTGTTGGAAGCAGAAGATTTCGATCTGGAGTTCTCTGTTCTTGTGATTACAGAAGCGGCTTTAGAAGATTTGAAAGAGCGTATTCTTAAAGTCTCAGAAGTTCAATCCGTTGTTATAGAACCATTCAAATTTGAAGAAGAGACGGTTGCAGCTGCAGTAGAAGAAGAGGTTCTAGAAGTAGCTAAGCCTCAGCAAACAGCTCCTGAAGCACCGAAGCAGGCTCCAAAAGCAGAAGAAACACAGAACTCTCAAAAACAGACACAAAATAAGACAATCCGCGTGAATATTGAGCGTTTGGATGTCCTAATGAATTTGTTTGAGGAACTTGTAATCGATAGAGGGCGACTCGAACAAATTTCCTCAGAACTAAACCAGCCGGAACTCCAAGAAACTGTTGAACGAATGTCTCGAATTTCAGGAGATTTGCAAAACATTATATTGAATATGCGTATGGTCCCTGTAGAGCAAGTATTTAACCGATTCCCTCGTATGGTACGACAACTGGCTCGTGACCTTGGCAAAGAAGTGAATCTCTCCGTACACGGGGCAGAAACTGAATTGGACCGAACGGTAATTGATGAAATCGGCGACCCCCTCGTCCACCTTATTCGAAACGCCCTTGACCATGGCTTGGAGACACCTGATGTCCGAAAGGCTAGTGGGAAAGAATCGATGGGTACGATTGAATTGAGAGCCTATCATAGTGGGAACCACGTGTTTATCGAGATTAGCGACGATGGGGCTGGTATTAATCGGGATAAAGTGCTAGATAAAGCACTGTCAAATGGTGTAGTTACGCCTGAGCAAGCCTCAACGCTTACAGACCGCCAAATCTATGAACTCATTATGGCGAGTGGGTTCTCAACAGCTGATAAGATCTCAGATATTAGTGGTAGAGGTGTTGGTCTTGATGTTGTGAAGAACACGATTGAGTCGTTGGGTGGCTCGATTACGATTGATTCCACTTACGGGGAAGGCTCTACGTTCTCTATTCAACTGCCACTCACCCTATCGATCATCTCTGTCATGCTCATTGAAATTGGGCAAGAAAAGTACGCAGTTCCATTGTCCTCAATTATTGAGACGGCCATCATCCAGAAGGAAGATATTATGTATGCGCATAACAAGAAAGTCATCGACTTTCGTGGGAAGGTTGTTCCACTCGTCTTCCTAGAAGATGTACTAGGAACTCCAGAGAGTGAGCGTAAGCATGAGAATCACTATTCCGTTGTCGTCGTACGTAAAGGAGATAAGATGGCGGCGATTGTAGTAGATTCCTTTATTGGTCAACAAGAAGTGGTGCTAAAGACGCTTGGGACTTACTTAACTAATGTACACAGTGTATTCGCCATTTCTGGCGCGACTATTCTTGGCGATGGGCAAGTTGCACTAATTATTGATACAAATGCGCTAATTAAATAG